From a single Camelus bactrianus isolate YW-2024 breed Bactrian camel chromosome 11, ASM4877302v1, whole genome shotgun sequence genomic region:
- the MSS51 gene encoding putative protein MSS51 homolog, mitochondrial has translation MAPRSRRRRHKKPLSSVAPVVVTPPTVVTPVPLTLSKPGPSIDTLGFFSLENNVPGLSQLILQKLNMKSYEEYKLVLDGGTPVSGFGFRCPQEMFQKMEDTFRFCAYCRALPSGLSDSKVLRHCKRCRNVYYCGPECQRSDWPAHRRVCQELRLVAVDRLMEWLLVTGDFVLPSGPWSWLTEVVQGWDTWFSMQRLQLDSTLDAVLNSQAMTTLWASAGRPRPDPHVLQGSLKRLLTDALSRPLTLGFGLRALGINVGKVGGSTVHVVGASHAETFLTRPGDYDELGYMFPGHLGLRVILVGIDVAAGFSQSTSASLLEPGTVQLSGHRGLYHDFWEEQVETGQIAHPDLVVAFHPGFHASSDLMESWLPTLLLLRDYEIPTMITVYSNQELTASLQILVDLDMHITAYGANPFASLKPEQVYSNPNKQPVYCSAYYIMFLGSSCQLDKRQLEEKVDGEV, from the exons ATGGCTCCACGGTCCCGGCGACGAAGGCACAAGAAACCCCTCTCCTCAGTGGCTCCTGTGGTTGTGACCCCACCCACAGTTGTAACCCCTGTGCCTCTGACCCTCTCAAAACCTGGCCCTAGCATTGATACACTTGGCTTCTTCTCCTTGGAGAATAATGTTCCTGGCCTATCCCAGCTGATCCTTCAAAAGCTGAACATGAAAAGCTATGAAGAATACAA GTTGGTGCTAGATGGGGGTACTCCTGTATCAGGCTTTGGATTTCGATGCCCTCAAGAAATGTTCCAGAAGATGGAGGACACATTCCGATTCTGTGCTTACTGTAGAGCACTCCCTAGTGGCCTTTCAGACTCCAAGGTCCTCCGGCACTGCAAGAG GTGCAGAAATGTCTATTACTGTGGTCCAGAGTGCCAGAGGTCAGACTGGCCAGCACACAGGAGGGTTTGTCAAGAGCTGCGTCTTGTCGCTGTGGACCGTCTCATGGAATGGCTTCTGGTCACAG GTGATTTTGTCCTACCCTCAGGACCTTGGTCATGGCTGACTGAAGTTGTACAGGGCTGGGACACCTGGTTTTCTATGCAACGTTTACAGCTAGATTCTACACTGGATGCTGTGCTTAATAGTCAGGCCATGACCACCCTTTGGGCCAGTGCAGGACGGCCAAGGCCAGACCCACATGTCCTGCAGGGCTCTTTGAAGCGGCTGCTGACAGATGCCCTGTCACGGCCCTTGACGCTGGGCTTTGGGCTTCGGGCCTTGGGGATAAACGTTGGGAAGGTCGGGGGAAGCACAGTGCATGTGGTTGGTGCTTCCCATGCAGAGACATTCCTCACTCGCCCCGGGGACTATGATGAGCTTGGCTACATGTTTCCTGGGCACCTTGGCCTCCGTGTAATCTTGGTAGGTATAGACGTAGCTGCTGGCTTTTCGCAGAGCACCTCGGCTTCACTTCTGGAACCTGGCACAGTTCAGCTTAGTGGCCATAGGGGCCTCTATCATGACTTctgggaggagcaggtggagacTGGACAGATAGCCCATCCAGATTTGGTGGTGGCATTCCATCCTG GTTTCCATGCTTCTTCGGACTTGATGGAGTCTTGGCTACCCACCCTCCTGCTACTTCGTGATTATGAGATCCCTACAATGATTACTGTTTACAG CAATCAGGAGTTGACAGCATCTTTGCAGATTCTGGTGGACCTGGATATGCACATCACAGCCTATGGAGCCAACCCTTTTGCGTCCCTCAAACCTGAACAGGTCTATTCCAACCCCAACAAGCAGCCAGTATACTGCAGTGCCTACTATATCATGTTTCTTGGAAGCTCCTGCCAGCTGGATAAGAGGCAATTGGAAGAAAAAGTAGATGGTGAGGTATAA